In Glycine max cultivar Williams 82 chromosome 10, Glycine_max_v4.0, whole genome shotgun sequence, the DNA window GATtttgatatacatattttgtttcGATGCAAGTGCCCGTGTGTCTATCTTctgttataacttttaattgttCATTCATTTAGATTTAAATCTTTTGCTCTTGAAATCCATTCACTAAGATCAGTAAGATGTGCACTCTTTTTTTATTCCCCTTGGTAACATCCTGTGATTGAGCATTGAGTAGTTCATAGAAAAATAGAGAAGAATCGGCCAAGAGATAAATAAGTGTCTGTCATGAAGATCATCTGAACAATTAATCCCCTTTCTATAGGgttaaaatcaaattgaaaacaaattccAACCTTTCAAATTGATCTAATCCTAGTTTTCTTTATCAGCTTGGATAAAAAGTAAGTGGATgtttgtaataaaatattaactaagAAAGTTACAATAGAATGGACTGTATGTAAGCTACGAAAATTGCACAATAAAGTACAATGGCATGAACACTGAACTGTAACTTAATCCTCCTCTCTTTTCGCAGTTAACTGCTACTGCACCAAAGATAGTTAGTCATGGTATTTTGTCTTGCCATTGATGTACATGTATGGAAAGGTTTAGTTTGTACATGTATGGAATGTGAGAGAAGAGAATATGTAAAACATATGGCAGATGATTGTTCTTGTTCTTTTGTAGTAGACCAGATCGCAATAgtactattttttaatgtaacatttgACACTCACATTCtgtttctaaatattttatcagGATATTGTGGTTTGTGATTATATGTCTAACTACATGGGAGTTATGTATAACGTATCTTCTCTTTTCAGGTATTCTATGGAATATTGttgcaatattttaaaatataaaccaaTACTTTCTTTCTCTCCACAGCCAAATTCAAAGACCAAAATACGTGAAAACTAGCTACTTCGTGTTACTTCAAGTGGTTGTTCATGTTGGCAACATGTTTTGAAACATACAAATTGTGCTAAATTCATAACCGAACTACACCTTAATCTCATCAAATAAAATAGACATAGTAATGCACTAAGTAATAAGTAATAAATAGTACTTGATCTGCTTGTCTACTTGCGCAAGTTACGGAAGTAATTTGCAGGGTTAAGTTCAAAGTCTTTTCTGAACATGCGATAGTTTCTCCCTGGAGCCTTCATTGTCTTCCCTCCTTTACCACCACCGAAAATCGCCTTAATCACCTTCCAAAGCAACCTAACACCACCAGAAATCACCTTCCAAGGCAATGAAACAACAGGAGAAATCACCTTCCAAAGAAACCTAACAACAGGAGAAATCACTGTCCAAAGCAACCAACCAACAGCAGAAATCATCGTCCAAAGCAACCGGACAACAACAATAGTTGCCACTGCTACACCAACAGCACCAGCAACACGCAACAACAAATCTCCATTAATCTTTGTCACTAAACTTCTTATCAGGGACACCAACCTGAAACATGGAATTCATGTTAGCTAGAGTCAAACATATGAATTGGATTAATGGATCACCCCACCAAAAGTTATACATTATTGGCATAGTACTatgttttgttctttgtttgcaCTAATACTATTTTCGGATCGATAGTCAAAGACTAATTCCAAGATAGAGATtactaaagtaatttttttttttcaacaaagtcTTTCCTTATACATGGTCAGGAATCAACAATATGTTTAAGGAATCCCACAATCTACCAGTTGTGTTAAACTTTGTTGGGGTTACTATGTTTTAATAGCTCAAATTGGGTCCTCATTTAACCTGTATCATTGCACGATTTTCGTACAACAACATTAGCAAACAACCAAAGGAGGAGGAAAAAGATATTGATGCATACACAGTggatgtttatattttatatatataacaaatttcagtaaaaaaatgtGCATAAATCATTgacatttaccaaaaaaaaaattgtgttgagtttagacAAATTCATTgacttaaaaaaatctaaaaccgCTGTTCATAACTGTATGCAGCTACTCTATTTGCCTATGGCTTAACCCCTAAAACCTTTGCTTCTACTGTGAACTTTCCCATTCAAAAGTTCCTTCAAGCACAAAACATAGCGGCCACAATACGtggtttaaaattaagaaaaatatacaattataaaaaatttaaaccgtTAGTCaatta includes these proteins:
- the LOC100820488 gene encoding uncharacterized protein isoform X1; translated protein: MDHVINWISLASSLSEFQPTIDRIVNGIVSQTSCLATKINLIVEKFTGHKFSGMSNTSVENYALLIDCLFFFFRGSSFLHSLQHTKDLVINRGSSFLHNLQHTMNPVVNELVSLIRSLVTKINGDLLLRVAGAVGVAVATIVVVRLLWTMISAVGWLLWTVISPVVRFLWKVISPVVSLPWKVISGGVRLLWKVIKAIFGGGKGGKTMKAPGRNYRMFRKDFELNPANYFRNLRK
- the LOC100820488 gene encoding uncharacterized protein isoform X2 — its product is MDHVINWISLASSLSEFQPTIDRIVNGIVSQTSCLATKINLIVEKFTGVENYALLIDCLFFFFRGSSFLHSLQHTKDLVINRGSSFLHNLQHTMNPVVNELVSLIRSLVTKINGDLLLRVAGAVGVAVATIVVVRLLWTMISAVGWLLWTVISPVVRFLWKVISPVVSLPWKVISGGVRLLWKVIKAIFGGGKGGKTMKAPGRNYRMFRKDFELNPANYFRNLRK
- the LOC100820488 gene encoding uncharacterized protein LOC100820488, which codes for MDHVINWISLASSLSEFQPTIDRIVNGIVSQTSCLATKINLIVEKFTGHKFSGMSNTSVENYALLIDWGSSFLHSLQHTKDLVINRGSSFLHNLQHTMNPVVNELVSLIRSLVTKINGDLLLRVAGAVGVAVATIVVVRLLWTMISAVGWLLWTVISPVVRFLWKVISPVVSLPWKVISGGVRLLWKVIKAIFGGGKGGKTMKAPGRNYRMFRKDFELNPANYFRNLRK
- the LOC100820488 gene encoding uncharacterized protein isoform X3; the encoded protein is MDHVINWISLASSLSEFQPTIDRIVNGIVSQTSCLATKINLIVEKFTGVENYALLIDWGSSFLHSLQHTKDLVINRGSSFLHNLQHTMNPVVNELVSLIRSLVTKINGDLLLRVAGAVGVAVATIVVVRLLWTMISAVGWLLWTVISPVVRFLWKVISPVVSLPWKVISGGVRLLWKVIKAIFGGGKGGKTMKAPGRNYRMFRKDFELNPANYFRNLRK